In the genome of Pempheris klunzingeri isolate RE-2024b chromosome 11, fPemKlu1.hap1, whole genome shotgun sequence, one region contains:
- the arf3a gene encoding ADP-ribosylation factor 3a: protein MGNIFGNLLKSLIGKKEMRILMVGLDAAGKTTILYKLKLGEIVTTIPTIGFNVETVEYKNISFTVWDVGGQDKIRPLWRHYFQNTQGLIFVVDSNDRERVNEAREELMRMLAEDELRDAVLLVFANKQDLPNAMNAAEITDKLGLHSLRHRNWYIQATCATSGDGLYEGLDWLANQLKNKK from the exons ATGGGAAACATCTTTGGCAACCTGCTGAAGAGCCTGATAGGTAAAAAGGAGATGAGGATCCTCATGGTGGGGCTGGACGCTGCTGGGAAAACCACCATCCTCTACAAGCTGAAGCTGGGGGAGATCGTTACCACCATCCCCACAATCG GTTTCAATGTAGAGACAGTGGAGTACAAGAACATCAGCTTCACCGTGTGGGACGTGGGTGGCCAGGACAAGATCCGTCCCCTGTGGAGGCACTACTTCCAGAACACCCAGG GTTTGATCTTTGTGGTGGACAGCAATGACCGTGAGCGGGTGAACGAAGCTCGGGAGGAACTGATGAGGATGCTGGCTGAGGACGAGCTGCGTGATGCTGTTCTTCTCGTCTTTGCCAATAAACAG gatcTGCCCAATGCCATGAACGCTGCAGAGATCACAGACAAGCTGGGCCTGCACTCTCTGCGCCACCGCAACTGGTACATTCAGGCCACCTGCGCCACCAGTGGAGACGGTCTCTACGAGGGCCTGGACTGGCTGGCCAACCAGCTGAAGAACAAAAAGTGA
- the wnt1 gene encoding protein Wnt-1 codes for MRSLALLLGVKAACILLVSSLSGTGAVNNSGRWWGIVNVASSSNLLTNSKNVQLVLDPSLALLSRRQRRLIRQNPGILHAIAAGLHTAIKECKWQFRNRRWNCPTTHSPAIFGKIVNRGCRETAFIFAITSAGVTHAVARSCSEGAIESCTCDYRRRGPGGPDWHWGGCSDNVDFGRMFSREFVDSSERGRDLRYLTNLHNNEAGRMTVSSEMRQECKCHGMSGSCTVRTCWMRLPSFRTVGDFLKDRFDGASRVVYANKGSNRASHRADPRHLEPENPAHKPPSAMDLVYFEKSPNFCSYNGKTGTLGTSGRTCNSSSPGLDGCELLCCGRGFKTRTESVTERCHCTFHWCCHVSCLNCTSTRTLHQCL; via the exons ATGAGGAGCCTGGCGCTGCTGTTAGGGGTGAAAGCCGCCTGCATCCTGCTGGTGTCCTCGCTCTCAGGCACGGGGGCCGTCAACAACAGCGGCCGGTGGTG GGGTATTGTCAATGTGGCCTCCTCATCCAACCTCCTCACCAATTCCAAGAACGTGCAGTTGGTCCTGGACCCAAGCCTGGCCCTACTGAGTCGTCGCCAGCGCCGACTGATTCGGCAGAATCCTGGCATCCTGCATGCCATCGCCGCTGGGCTGCACACTGCCATAAAGGAGTGCAAGTGGCAGTTCCGCAACCGCCGCTGGAACTGCCCGACCACCCACAGCCCTGCAATTTTTGGCAAAATCGTCAATCGTG GTTGCCGAGAGACAGCATTTATATTTGCCATTACCAGCGCAGGGGTGACCCATGCTGTGGCTCGCTCTTGCTCAGAAGGAGCCATTGAGTCGTGCACATGCGATTACCGCCGCAGAGGTCCTGGAGGGCCAGACTGGCACTGGGGGGGCTGCAGTGACAATGTAGACTTTGGTCGGATGTTCAGCCGTGAGTTTGTGGACTCCAGTGAGAGGGGAAGAGATCTGCGCTACCTCACCAACCTACACAACAATGAGGCTGGCAGAATG ACTGTGTCATCAGAGATGCGACAGGAGTGTAAGTGCCACGGCATGTCAGGCTCCTGCACCGTGCGTACCTGTTGGATGCGCCTGCCCAGCTTCCGCACAGTGGGAGACTTCCTGAAGGACCGGTTTGATGGTGCATCCAGAGTCGTTTATGCCAACAAGGGAAGCAACCGTGCCTCTCATCGAGCTGATCCTCGACATCTGGAGCCTGAAAACCCGGCTCACAAGCCTCCCTCTGCCATGGACCTGGTCTATTTTGAGAAATCACCAAACTTCTGCTCCTACAATGGCAAAACTGGCACTTTGGGAACTTCTGGGAGAACATGCAACAGCTCTTCTCCAGGCCTGGACGGAtgtgagctgctctgctgtggacGTGGGTTTAAGACCCGGACTGAGAGCGTCACTGAACGTTGCCACTGCACCTTCCACTGGTGCTGTCATGTCAGCTGCTTGAACTGCACCAGTACACGAACGTTACACCAGTGTCTATGA
- the wnt10b gene encoding protein Wnt-10b, whose protein sequence is MELSNKLRWDQFLILAAALMSPALTVLCNDILSLKVAGDPVLTPNSVCLRLAGLSKRQMRMCVRSPDVTASALQGIQVAIHECQHQLRDQRWNCSSLEGLGKLPHHNTILNRGFRESAFSLALLAAGVAHSVASACSMGKLRGCGCEAKRRQDDDKIRLKLTQLQLQTLQKGGVGISMTRSLPSELNGHHGDLPANLRSTHPSALLKPLPDELSSMQETWEWGGCSHDVRFGDRFSRDWLDSRGSPRDIYARMRMHNNRMGRQIVTDNMKRKCKCHGTSGSCQFKTCWHVSPEFRLVGSLLREKFMSAIFVNSQNKNNGVFNPRTGNGASGSTGGLNGGRRRSMSRELVYFEKSPDFCERDASVDSPGTQGRICNKTSYSTDSCSSLCCGRGHNILKQTRSERCNCRFHWCCYVLCEECRLTEWVNVCK, encoded by the exons ATGGAGCTATCAAACAAACTCCGTTGGGACCAATTCCTGATTTTGGCAGCAGCACTTATGTCACCTGCATTAAC ggtgCTGTGTAATGATATCCTCAGCCTGAAGGTGGCAGGAGATCCAGTGCTAACCCCCAACTCAGTGTGCCTGAGGCTGGCAGGCCTCAGTAAACGTCAGATGCGGATGTGTGTGCGGAGCCCCGATGTGACAGCCTCTGCTCTGCAGGGCATCCAGGTGGCCATCCACGAATGCCAGCACCAGCTCCGGGACCAGCGCTGGAACTGCTCCTCACTGGAGGGACTTGGCAAGCTTCCCCACCACAACACCATCCTCAACAGGG GTTTTCGGGAAAGTGCCTTCTCCCTGGCCTTGTTGGCAGCGGGTGTGGCTCACTCTGTGGCCTCGGCCTGCAGCATGGGCAAGCTGCGGGGATGTGGCTGTGAGGCCAAGCGTCGCCAGGATGATGACAAGATCCGGCTGAAACttacacagctgcagctgcagaccCTGCAGAAGGGCGGGGTAGGCATCAGCATGACACGGTCATTACCCTCAGAGCTAAACGGTCACCATGGCGACCTGCCCGCCAACCTGCGCTCCACCCACCCCTCCGCCCTGCTCAAGCCTTTACCAGATGAGCTGAGCTCCATGCAGGAGACCTGGGAGTGGGGGGGCTGCAGTCATGACGTCCGCTTTGGGGACCGTTTTTCCAGGGACTGGCTGGATTCCCGTGGGTCTCCAAGAGACATCTATGCTCGCATGAGGATGCATAACAACCGGATGGGACGACAG ATAGTGACTGACAACATGAAGAGGAAGTGCAAATGTCATGGCACATCAGGGAGCTGTCAGTTTAAGACCTGCTGGCACGTGTCTCCAGAGTTCCGGCTTGTGGGTTCTCTACTCAGGGAAAAGTTCATGTCAGCCATCTTTGTCAACTCCCAGAACAAGAACAATGGGGTCTTCAACCCTCGAACAGGAAACGGTGCCAGCGGGAGCACAGGGGGGCTCAACGGAGGACGCCGTCGAAGCATGTCCAGAGAGCTGGTGTACTTTGAGAAGTCTCCTGATTTCTGTGAGCGGGATGCGTCTGTAGACTCTCCAGGCACACAAGGACGCATCTGCAACAAAACCAGTTACagcacagacagctgcagctcgCTTTGCTGCGGCCGTGGACACAACATCCTGAAACAGACTCGCAGCGAGCGCTGCAACTGCAGGTTCCACTGGTGTTGCTACGTGCTGTGTGAGGAGTGTCGTCTCACAGAGTGGGTCAATGTGTGCAAGTAG